CAATCGCTTTAGCCGGTTTTAACTCAGCAAGAGCTCTTTCAACACGTAATGATGAACCACAAAAAGCAAGCCGTCCTTTTGATGCAGAGCGTGATGGCTTTGTTATGGGTGAAGGGGCAGGTGTTGTTATTCTAGAATCCTTAGAGCATGCTCTAGCTCGTGGGGCAAACATTATTGCTGAGGTTGTTGGGTATGGTATGAGTGGAGACGCTTATCACATCACTAGTCCAGCACCAGAAGGTGAAGGGGCAACAAGGGCGATGCTTGAAGCGATTCGTGATGCAGAAATCGATGCTTCTGATATCGACTACATCAATGCTCACGGTACGTCTACGGACTATAATGATAAATTTGAGACATTAGCTATTAAAAATGCTTTAGGTGATCATGCCTATAAAGTAGCTATTAGCTCTACTAAATCTATGACAGGTCACCTGCTAGGTGCAGCTGGCGGAATTGAAACGATTGTTTGTGCGTTAAGTATTAGGGATCAAGTCATTGCCCCGACCATTAACTATGAGCACCCGGATCCAGAGTGTGATTTGGATTACGTGCCAAATGAAGCAAGAAAAGCAAAAGTTGATGTCGCACTATCTAACTCGTTAGGCTTTGGAGGTCATAATGCAACGATCATCCTCAGAAAGTTTCAG
This portion of the Bacillus horti genome encodes:
- the fabF gene encoding beta-ketoacyl-ACP synthase II → MDSKKRVVITGCGVISSLGQDIPTFWNNLLAGKSGVSNIESFDVSDFTTKFAAEVKDFNPEDHMDKRDAKRADRFAQFAVAASKLALQDANLEINDEISHKVGVYVGSGIGGLQTWEEQHDLLRNKGPKRVSPFFIPMMIANMASGLVSIMTGAKGPNSAPISACATGTHAIGDAAHIIKRGHADVMIAGGAEATIRPIALAGFNSARALSTRNDEPQKASRPFDAERDGFVMGEGAGVVILESLEHALARGANIIAEVVGYGMSGDAYHITSPAPEGEGATRAMLEAIRDAEIDASDIDYINAHGTSTDYNDKFETLAIKNALGDHAYKVAISSTKSMTGHLLGAAGGIETIVCALSIRDQVIAPTINYEHPDPECDLDYVPNEARKAKVDVALSNSLGFGGHNATIILRKFQKESQ